A genome region from Nicotiana tabacum cultivar K326 chromosome 13, ASM71507v2, whole genome shotgun sequence includes the following:
- the LOC142168075 gene encoding uncharacterized protein LOC142168075, with the protein MVVKKVLLKVSPMKGIMRFRKMSKLSSRFIYPFEVLERAGDVVYKLPLPPSLLGVHPVFHMSMIQSYRADRSHVVDYNTVQLDESLGYDEEPISIVDMQVRKLRSKKISSLQIVAVVFLYILSD; encoded by the exons ATGGTGGTCAAGAAGGTTCTTttgaaagtctcaccgatgaagggtattatgagattcagAAAGATGAGCAAGTTGAGTTCGAGGTTCATCTATCCGTTTGAGGTGTTGGAGCGAGCTGGTGATGTTGTATATAAGCTTcctttgcctcctagtctattaggagttcatccggttttccacatGTCTATGATCCAGAGCTACCGTGCTGACAGGTCCCATGTGGTGGATTAcaacacagttcagctagatgagagcttgggttacgATGAGGAGCCAATTTCTATTGTTGACATGCAGGTTCGCAAGTTAAGGTCTAAGAAGATTTCATCGCTGCAG atagtagcTGTAGTGTTTTTGTATATTCTATCAGATTGA